One genomic region from Spirosoma sp. KCTC 42546 encodes:
- the rseP gene encoding RIP metalloprotease RseP, with the protein MEILVMAGQLILGLSILVGLHELGHLLAAKAFGMRVEQYFIGFPPKVWSIKRGETEYGIGAIPLGGFVKISGMIDESLDTAHVNAEPQPYEFRAKPAWQRLVVMLGGIIVNVIVGILIFVILAYKNGNTYLAAKDAKYGIVAYDLAKGIGLQTGDKILKVNGKEITDFNEVRSSDVFLGNNSSYTIERNGKQMDIYIPNNFVDKLADKKAAGQFIEPIEPFKVAELVPGQPAGKAGLKAGDVITSINGKPIQFYHEFTEIVKPLKNKPITLSINRNGKLDTLKMTTTAEGTIGFYPEFLLPFTKQDYTFGEALSVGTAKAFQVVFDNIKGFGKIFRGEVSASKALSGPIGIAQNLFGGIWVWDRFWTVTGLLSMALAFMNALPIPALDGGHATILGYEIISGRKPSDRFLEGAQKVGMVILLGLMAFAIFNDVFKAVF; encoded by the coding sequence ATGGAAATTTTAGTAATGGCAGGGCAGCTCATTTTGGGTCTGTCAATTTTAGTTGGATTACACGAATTGGGGCACCTGTTGGCTGCCAAGGCCTTTGGGATGCGCGTAGAACAGTATTTTATTGGCTTTCCTCCTAAAGTCTGGAGTATTAAACGGGGTGAAACCGAATATGGTATCGGCGCTATTCCGCTGGGTGGCTTTGTAAAAATTTCGGGCATGATCGACGAGTCGCTCGACACAGCCCACGTCAATGCTGAGCCCCAACCGTATGAGTTCAGAGCGAAGCCAGCCTGGCAGCGGCTGGTCGTCATGCTGGGCGGCATTATCGTCAACGTTATTGTAGGCATCCTGATTTTCGTCATCCTAGCCTATAAAAACGGGAATACCTATCTGGCAGCCAAAGACGCTAAATACGGTATTGTAGCCTACGACCTGGCAAAAGGTATTGGCTTACAGACCGGCGATAAGATTCTCAAAGTCAACGGAAAAGAAATTACCGACTTCAATGAAGTCCGTAGCTCAGATGTGTTTTTAGGCAACAATAGCTCCTATACCATTGAGCGAAACGGGAAGCAGATGGACATCTATATCCCCAATAATTTTGTGGACAAGCTGGCCGACAAAAAAGCCGCCGGGCAATTTATTGAACCCATTGAACCCTTCAAAGTTGCCGAGTTAGTACCGGGTCAACCCGCTGGCAAGGCAGGCCTGAAAGCAGGCGATGTGATCACCAGCATCAATGGCAAACCCATCCAATTCTATCACGAGTTTACAGAGATCGTAAAACCGCTTAAAAACAAACCCATAACCCTTAGCATTAATCGGAACGGCAAGCTCGATACGCTCAAGATGACGACTACGGCCGAGGGAACGATTGGTTTTTATCCTGAGTTTCTGCTGCCCTTCACCAAGCAGGACTATACCTTTGGTGAAGCCCTAAGCGTGGGTACAGCGAAGGCGTTTCAGGTGGTGTTCGATAACATTAAAGGATTCGGTAAAATTTTCCGGGGAGAGGTATCGGCCTCTAAAGCCCTAAGTGGCCCAATTGGTATCGCTCAGAATCTATTCGGCGGCATTTGGGTTTGGGACCGTTTCTGGACGGTTACCGGCTTACTCTCGATGGCGCTTGCCTTTATGAACGCCCTACCGATCCCAGCCCTCGACGGTGGCCACGCAACCATTTTGGGTTATGAGATTATTTCGGGTCGTAAGCCATCAGATCGCTTTCTGGAAGGTGCCCAAAAAGTGGGTATGGTTATTTTACTTGGCTTAATGGCCTTCGCCATTTTCAATGATGTATTCAAGGCTGTTTTTTAA
- a CDS encoding type II toxin-antitoxin system HicB family antitoxin: MKELVFQVEPDEDGGYVARTKLASGSIITQGDTLDELKLMIKDAVSGYFSDKPDELPQTIRLQVNEVFALA, translated from the coding sequence ATGAAAGAACTTGTGTTTCAGGTTGAGCCAGACGAAGATGGTGGCTATGTTGCCAGGACAAAATTGGCAAGTGGCTCAATTATCACGCAAGGTGATACGTTGGATGAATTAAAGCTAATGATTAAAGACGCTGTTTCGGGCTATTTTTCCGATAAACCAGATGAATTACCTCAAACCATCCGGCTTCAGGTTAATGAAGTCTTCGCATTAGCCTGA
- a CDS encoding 1-deoxy-D-xylulose-5-phosphate reductoisomerase produces the protein MTEPKKRHIAILGSTGSIGTQAVDVIKAHPDQFQVEVLTTNNNAELLIQQAIDLKPNVVVICNEDRYDQVFSALDPLDIKVYAGAKSIASVVQMDTIDMVLTAMVGYAGLLPTIKAIEAGKSIALANKETLVVAGELITQLAARKAVNIYPVDSEHSAIFQCLVGEFHNPIEKIILTASGGPFRGKSREFLSTVTKAQALKHPNWTMGAKITIDSATLMNKGLEVIEAKWLFGLRSDQIDVIVHPQSIIHSLVQFEDGSLKAQMGLPDMRLPIQFALGYPNRLKSDFPRFNFMDYPSLTFEQPDLETFRNLQLAFDALDQGGNAACIINAANEVAVDAFLHDQIGFLEISEIIEGCLAKATFVQIPTYDDYVSTDQETRRLAMERIKSLV, from the coding sequence ATGACTGAACCTAAAAAACGCCATATCGCCATCCTCGGCTCGACCGGCTCCATTGGAACGCAGGCCGTCGATGTGATTAAAGCCCACCCCGACCAGTTTCAGGTTGAGGTACTGACAACGAACAACAACGCCGAATTACTCATTCAGCAGGCCATCGACCTGAAACCCAACGTCGTTGTCATCTGTAATGAAGATCGCTACGATCAGGTTTTCTCGGCCCTCGACCCACTCGATATTAAAGTCTACGCGGGTGCAAAATCGATTGCCTCCGTCGTGCAGATGGATACAATCGATATGGTGCTGACCGCCATGGTTGGCTATGCAGGCTTGCTTCCAACCATCAAGGCCATTGAAGCGGGAAAATCCATCGCGCTGGCTAACAAGGAAACGTTGGTTGTCGCGGGCGAACTCATCACCCAACTTGCCGCCCGGAAAGCGGTGAATATCTACCCGGTCGATTCCGAACACTCGGCTATTTTTCAGTGCCTGGTGGGCGAGTTTCACAATCCCATTGAGAAAATCATCCTGACAGCGTCGGGTGGCCCATTTCGGGGGAAATCACGGGAGTTTTTATCGACGGTGACGAAGGCGCAGGCGCTCAAGCATCCCAACTGGACAATGGGGGCTAAAATTACTATCGATTCGGCTACGCTAATGAATAAGGGGCTTGAAGTCATCGAGGCTAAATGGTTGTTTGGTCTTCGCTCCGATCAGATCGACGTGATTGTCCATCCACAAAGCATCATTCATTCCTTAGTGCAGTTTGAGGACGGAAGTCTAAAAGCACAAATGGGGCTACCTGATATGCGCCTGCCGATTCAATTTGCCTTGGGGTATCCAAATCGGTTGAAGTCGGATTTTCCACGGTTCAACTTCATGGATTATCCGTCCCTCACATTTGAGCAACCCGACCTCGAAACGTTTCGTAATTTACAGCTTGCTTTTGATGCCCTTGACCAAGGTGGCAATGCAGCCTGCATTATTAATGCGGCTAATGAAGTAGCCGTAGATGCCTTTCTGCATGACCAAATCGGCTTTCTGGAAATCTCGGAGATCATTGAAGGCTGTTTAGCCAAAGCTACCTTTGTGCAAATCCCAACTTACGATGACTACGTAAGCACAGATCAGGAAACCCGCAGGCTGGCCATGGAGCGAATTAAAAGTTTGGTTTAG
- a CDS encoding AAA family ATPase, which translates to MKITGVDIGEYRQFKNIKFDFTYPADYHDKAKVGKPLEKVCFIGQSGTGKTTLLNVIWDFFRLIEDSHLAINNREVIHNNWADFDILYNPISIQIESQGTSVSYQTEDLSKYDNHRQVRLGILMKWLEKNGLVDTINTTNKACLFIKESIAREADAFLFDQKDQPQTFSDFVKTDTQIEKEKVAHDERINAAGSKKVVSLGDMQSISTWQYLLKAINQYDEDTVQQITKIIQSTPKSKVTEELQKWVISDPRIELAEKCLNPILDKFHLEVNVGEKGKAPIAIHTKKDVKIPSSNLSTGTRQFLATAIPVYKFDTNGTVILFDEPERSLFPDIQRILVKYYTDLAPEAQFFFATHSPIIASAFEPCERFILYFNENGEVNFHRGIAPIGDDPNDILSEDFRMEELMLQPGLDAYERYRNLFVEIKNEKDPERQKELIVEQAKLGDQYKF; encoded by the coding sequence ATGAAAATAACCGGCGTCGATATTGGCGAGTACCGCCAGTTCAAGAATATAAAGTTTGATTTTACGTACCCTGCAGACTATCACGACAAAGCCAAAGTCGGAAAGCCATTGGAGAAGGTGTGTTTTATTGGTCAGAGTGGGACTGGGAAGACTACGTTGTTGAATGTAATTTGGGATTTTTTTAGACTGATTGAAGATAGCCATCTGGCAATAAACAACCGGGAGGTTATTCATAATAATTGGGCGGATTTTGACATCCTTTATAATCCAATCTCTATACAGATAGAAAGTCAAGGAACTAGTGTTTCTTACCAGACAGAAGACTTAAGCAAATACGATAATCATAGACAAGTAAGATTAGGTATTTTAATGAAGTGGCTCGAAAAAAATGGACTTGTAGACACTATTAATACTACGAATAAGGCATGTCTGTTCATTAAAGAATCCATTGCTCGCGAAGCAGATGCATTCCTGTTTGACCAGAAAGACCAGCCACAAACTTTTTCAGATTTCGTAAAGACAGATACACAAATCGAAAAAGAAAAGGTAGCTCACGACGAACGTATCAATGCAGCTGGCTCTAAAAAAGTGGTTTCGTTAGGGGATATGCAGTCCATATCTACCTGGCAATATTTACTTAAAGCAATTAATCAATACGACGAAGATACTGTACAGCAGATCACAAAAATTATCCAAAGTACCCCAAAAAGCAAGGTAACAGAGGAACTTCAGAAGTGGGTAATTTCCGATCCCCGCATCGAATTAGCAGAAAAATGCCTCAATCCCATTTTAGATAAGTTTCATCTAGAGGTAAATGTTGGGGAGAAGGGCAAAGCCCCAATTGCTATTCATACAAAGAAGGATGTTAAAATCCCTAGTTCAAATCTTAGTACTGGCACTCGTCAATTTCTAGCTACGGCCATTCCTGTATATAAGTTTGATACAAACGGAACAGTAATACTCTTTGACGAGCCTGAACGTTCCTTATTTCCAGATATTCAGCGTATTTTAGTAAAGTACTACACTGACCTCGCCCCTGAAGCCCAATTCTTTTTCGCCACACATTCTCCCATCATCGCATCAGCTTTCGAGCCGTGCGAGAGGTTCATTTTGTATTTTAACGAAAATGGCGAAGTAAATTTTCACAGAGGAATTGCTCCTATTGGTGATGACCCAAATGATATTTTGAGCGAGGATTTCAGAATGGAAGAATTAATGCTACAACCGGGCTTAGATGCTTATGAACGTTATAGGAATTTATTTGTAGAGATAAAAAACGAAAAAGATCCCGAGCGGCAGAAAGAGCTAATAGTTGAGCAGGCAAAACTAGGCGATCAATACAAATTTTAA
- a CDS encoding GH3 auxin-responsive promoter family protein — protein sequence MGIRSIVSKPLAKWVVERQQTWMYQPAEAQQRWFRQLIDGGRTTVFGRDHRFKDIQTIEEFRQAVPVRDYEDLKPYIEQILHGESDILWKGKPLYFAKTSGTTSGTKYIPISQESIPNHINSARDALLNYINETGNSAFLDKKLIFLSGSPELTQKAGINIGRLSGIANHHVPAYLRTNQLPSYETNVIDDWETKLERIIDETLPQPMSLISGIPPWVQMYFDRIQERTGKLIKDVFPDFSVFVYGGVNFEPYRAKLFESIGKRVDSIETYPASEGFIAFQDSQTEEGLLMLLDSGIFFEFIAADDYFTENPRRYTIDEVELGKNYAVIINNNAGLWGYSLGDTVKFVSREPYRLLVTGRIKHFISAFGEHVIGEEVEKALKDAMEKHPETEVVEFTVAPMVSPKEGLPYHEWLIEFATPPNDLVAFARDVDNRLIKLNVYYDDLITGSILQPLKLTSLPRGAFQRYMKSQGKLGGQNKVPRLANDRKIADGLLEVMHNV from the coding sequence ATGGGAATTCGTTCAATTGTCAGTAAGCCTTTGGCAAAGTGGGTTGTCGAGCGTCAGCAAACCTGGATGTACCAGCCCGCCGAGGCTCAACAACGCTGGTTTCGGCAGTTGATCGACGGCGGTCGTACTACCGTTTTTGGCCGCGACCACCGGTTTAAGGATATTCAGACAATCGAAGAATTTCGGCAGGCCGTGCCCGTTCGTGATTACGAAGATCTAAAGCCCTACATCGAGCAAATTCTGCATGGCGAATCTGATATTCTCTGGAAAGGGAAACCGCTTTATTTTGCTAAAACCTCGGGTACAACGTCCGGCACTAAGTACATTCCGATCTCTCAGGAATCCATCCCCAACCACATTAACTCAGCCAGGGATGCCCTGCTGAATTACATTAACGAAACAGGAAACAGTGCCTTTCTGGACAAGAAATTAATCTTTCTGTCTGGCAGTCCCGAACTCACCCAGAAAGCCGGCATCAACATCGGGCGGCTATCAGGCATTGCTAACCACCACGTACCCGCTTATCTGCGCACGAACCAGTTGCCTAGTTACGAAACCAACGTCATCGACGATTGGGAGACCAAACTGGAGCGGATCATAGACGAGACCCTGCCGCAACCGATGTCGCTCATTTCGGGGATTCCACCCTGGGTGCAGATGTACTTCGACCGAATTCAGGAACGTACGGGCAAGTTGATTAAAGATGTTTTCCCTGATTTCTCGGTGTTCGTGTACGGGGGCGTCAACTTTGAGCCGTACCGGGCCAAGTTATTCGAGAGCATTGGCAAACGCGTTGATTCGATTGAGACGTATCCAGCTTCCGAAGGCTTCATTGCGTTTCAAGACAGCCAGACTGAAGAAGGCTTATTGATGTTGTTAGACAGCGGCATCTTTTTTGAGTTCATTGCCGCCGACGACTATTTTACTGAAAACCCGCGCCGATACACCATTGATGAAGTGGAGCTAGGCAAAAACTACGCGGTCATTATCAACAACAACGCTGGCCTGTGGGGGTACTCCCTCGGCGACACCGTGAAGTTTGTATCGCGGGAGCCGTACCGTTTGCTGGTAACGGGCCGGATCAAGCATTTCATTTCGGCCTTTGGCGAGCACGTCATTGGTGAAGAGGTGGAGAAGGCGCTCAAAGACGCAATGGAAAAACACCCCGAAACCGAAGTCGTTGAGTTCACCGTTGCGCCCATGGTCAGCCCAAAAGAAGGCTTGCCGTATCACGAATGGCTCATTGAGTTCGCCACGCCCCCAAACGATCTGGTTGCCTTTGCCCGCGATGTAGACAACCGGCTAATTAAACTGAACGTATATTACGATGACCTGATTACAGGCTCTATCCTGCAACCATTAAAACTGACGAGCTTGCCACGTGGGGCCTTTCAGCGGTATATGAAATCGCAGGGAAAGCTAGGCGGGCAGAATAAAGTACCTCGTTTGGCCAATGACCGGAAAATTGCAGATGGGTTGTTGGAAGTAATGCATAATGTGTAA
- a CDS encoding rod shape-determining protein, translated as MGLFNFLTSDIAIDLGTANTLIIHKDRIVVDEPSIIAMDKVSGKVLAIGHKAMQMHEKTNENIKTIRPLKDGVIADFTAAELMIRGMIKMIDTGSKLFSPSHRMVICIPSGITEVEKRAVKDSAEHAGAKEVYMVHEPIAAAIGIGIDITQPNGTMIVDIGGGTTEIAVIALSGIVCEQSIRIAGDVFTRDIVDYMRREHNLLIGERSAEQIKMEVGSALPELDNPPADYEIRGRDLMTGIPKEIKVTYSEIAYALDKSISKIEEATMKALEISPPELSADIYTNGIHLTGGGALLHGLDKRLGAKTKLPIHVADDPLKAVVKGTGEVIKNLEMYRSVLIS; from the coding sequence ATGGGACTTTTCAATTTTTTAACCAGCGACATTGCTATTGACCTGGGCACGGCGAATACCTTGATTATTCACAAGGATCGGATTGTGGTAGATGAGCCTTCAATTATTGCAATGGACAAAGTCAGCGGTAAGGTGCTGGCCATTGGTCATAAGGCCATGCAAATGCACGAAAAGACCAATGAAAACATCAAGACAATTCGCCCGTTGAAGGATGGTGTGATTGCTGACTTTACGGCCGCCGAACTGATGATTCGGGGCATGATTAAAATGATTGATACGGGCAGCAAGCTGTTCTCTCCATCGCACCGGATGGTTATTTGTATTCCATCGGGTATTACAGAAGTAGAAAAGCGGGCCGTTAAAGATTCTGCCGAACACGCCGGAGCCAAAGAGGTATATATGGTTCACGAACCTATTGCAGCCGCTATTGGCATTGGCATTGATATAACCCAACCTAATGGAACCATGATCGTGGACATTGGAGGAGGAACAACCGAGATTGCGGTAATTGCTTTGTCGGGTATTGTCTGCGAACAGTCGATTCGTATTGCGGGCGATGTGTTTACCCGCGATATCGTGGATTATATGCGTCGGGAGCATAACCTGCTTATTGGTGAGCGTTCGGCTGAGCAGATCAAAATGGAAGTTGGTTCGGCTCTTCCCGAACTCGACAACCCACCGGCTGATTACGAAATCCGGGGTCGCGATTTGATGACCGGTATTCCGAAAGAAATCAAGGTTACCTACAGCGAAATTGCCTATGCGCTCGACAAATCCATCTCGAAAATTGAAGAGGCTACCATGAAGGCCCTCGAAATTTCGCCACCGGAGTTATCGGCCGATATTTACACCAACGGGATTCACCTGACAGGCGGGGGAGCTTTATTGCATGGTCTCGATAAACGTCTGGGTGCTAAAACCAAGTTGCCGATTCACGTTGCCGATGATCCGCTCAAGGCCGTTGTAAAAGGTACGGGCGAGGTAATCAAGAATCTGGAAATGTATCGGTCTGTACTGATTAGTTAA
- the mreC gene encoding rod shape-determining protein MreC codes for MGELVDFFIRSRNFILFVLLEVLCFYFIINTSNYWSATFFNTSNRYAAQVLAWSNAANQYASLRQVNADLALENQQLNARLTKLLQSKPAAPAEYRADSAFADRFKFTVAKVVNNTTQFANNYITIDKGTDDGIRPGMGVISPTGVVGKVKICNQHFSVITSILHSEYMISSQLVKAGEIGSAKWDGVDPHLMKLDAIPRYKPVSKGDSVVTSEHNSTFPPGILVGRVRSVGVQQNQTFHDITLNLATNFSNLSFVYVVENRLQGQQDQLEKQIETEK; via the coding sequence ATGGGAGAGTTAGTCGATTTTTTTATTCGAAGCCGGAACTTCATTTTGTTTGTGTTGCTTGAAGTGCTTTGTTTCTACTTCATTATCAATACAAGCAATTACTGGAGCGCCACTTTTTTCAACACCTCGAACCGGTACGCGGCTCAGGTGCTGGCATGGTCGAATGCGGCTAATCAATACGCCAGTTTGCGTCAGGTAAATGCCGATCTGGCGCTGGAAAACCAGCAACTCAACGCTCGGCTCACAAAATTACTCCAAAGCAAACCCGCTGCTCCTGCGGAATATCGGGCCGACTCTGCCTTTGCCGACCGATTTAAGTTTACTGTAGCGAAGGTGGTAAATAACACAACGCAGTTTGCCAACAACTATATCACTATTGATAAAGGTACCGATGATGGCATCCGGCCGGGCATGGGGGTCATTTCGCCAACGGGGGTAGTCGGTAAAGTAAAGATTTGTAACCAGCATTTTTCGGTTATCACATCCATCTTGCATTCGGAGTATATGATATCTTCACAACTGGTGAAAGCCGGTGAAATTGGTTCGGCCAAGTGGGATGGCGTAGACCCACATCTGATGAAATTAGATGCCATTCCACGCTATAAGCCTGTCAGTAAGGGGGATTCGGTCGTGACTTCAGAACATAATTCGACTTTCCCACCAGGAATTCTGGTTGGACGAGTTCGGTCTGTAGGAGTTCAGCAGAACCAGACCTTCCACGATATTACGCTGAATCTGGCTACGAATTTCAGTAATCTGTCGTTTGTGTACGTAGTAGAAAACCGATTACAAGGCCAGCAAGACCAATTAGAAAAACAAATTGAAACGGAGAAATAG
- a CDS encoding GAF domain-containing protein has protein sequence MAETLIIPQTESRQAIYDSLIPQIAALVEGEPDLVANLANIAAALKEAFGFFWVGFYLKKDDQLVLGPFQGPIACTRIAFEKGVCGTAYTRKETILVPDVEQFPGHIACSSASKSEVVVPVFDQAGNVTMVLDVDSDQLNDFSEIDVVGLEQIARLITNF, from the coding sequence ATGGCTGAAACACTCATCATCCCCCAGACAGAAAGCCGTCAGGCTATTTATGATAGCCTGATTCCGCAGATAGCCGCTCTTGTTGAGGGCGAGCCAGACCTTGTGGCCAATCTGGCCAACATTGCTGCTGCATTGAAAGAAGCTTTTGGATTTTTCTGGGTGGGTTTCTATCTCAAAAAAGATGATCAATTGGTTTTAGGGCCATTTCAGGGTCCAATTGCCTGCACACGTATTGCATTCGAGAAAGGCGTTTGTGGAACTGCCTACACCCGAAAAGAGACCATCCTCGTGCCTGATGTTGAGCAGTTTCCGGGGCATATTGCCTGTAGCTCGGCCTCAAAGTCGGAGGTTGTTGTTCCAGTGTTCGATCAGGCCGGGAATGTTACAATGGTGCTGGACGTAGACAGTGATCAATTGAACGACTTTAGTGAGATCGATGTAGTTGGACTTGAGCAGATTGCACGGTTGATCACCAATTTCTGA
- a CDS encoding DUF4890 domain-containing protein has translation MFKNLIALGGLLLTLFSFPLLAQQTATPDDPAQTGQRMGRSRGMQQYQAGDPTTRAQRMTDQMTKQLGLDEATSKKVYDLTLARAQKVDAIQKGTDDNKTKSQALKANADDFKTKLKGILTPDQFTKFEAMRGRMGRGRGNGGPAGEKSDPGQE, from the coding sequence ATGTTTAAGAACTTAATTGCGTTGGGCGGCTTACTGCTCACTCTATTCTCATTCCCGCTTTTAGCGCAGCAAACCGCAACCCCCGATGACCCGGCTCAAACGGGTCAGCGTATGGGCAGGAGCCGGGGTATGCAACAATATCAGGCGGGTGACCCGACTACGCGGGCGCAACGGATGACCGACCAGATGACGAAACAGCTGGGCCTGGACGAAGCTACCTCTAAAAAAGTGTATGATCTGACCTTAGCGCGGGCGCAGAAAGTAGATGCCATTCAGAAAGGTACTGACGATAATAAGACAAAGAGTCAGGCACTGAAAGCAAATGCGGACGACTTTAAAACGAAGCTGAAAGGCATTCTGACCCCCGATCAGTTCACCAAGTTCGAGGCTATGCGTGGCCGTATGGGAAGGGGGCGCGGTAACGGTGGCCCTGCTGGCGAAAAGAGCGATCCAGGCCAGGAATAA
- a CDS encoding 6-bladed beta-propeller has translation MASFLSRRSFVRQTSLITVAGIAVPASLSAKSYKAGLEPDILGHNGFKYRVVPGWGVLDAGKNPVNDCHEMVQDAKGRIILLTNETKNNILVYDKSGKLLETWGHDYPGGHGLTLGGEGNDQYLLICDTDRHQVIKTDLKGRELMKIEYPRETGKYDYPTQFKPTETAINPTNGDIYVVDGYGLNYVTQFDKSGKLIRYWGGKGETNETFDCCHGITVDRRVAANPTLLITDRRHNALKRFTLDGKYVSTIALPGSYICRPVIHGDNIYGAVFRSTSDSYPDSGYITILDKNDRVVSTPGGTAPVYQDDKLGEQRKDRSLSTFLHPHDVLIDQDDSIYVAQWASKKTYPIKLERVA, from the coding sequence ATGGCTTCTTTCTTATCGCGCCGGTCGTTCGTGCGGCAAACCTCATTGATTACAGTGGCTGGAATTGCGGTTCCTGCCAGTTTATCCGCGAAATCATACAAAGCAGGCCTGGAACCAGACATTCTTGGTCACAATGGATTCAAGTACCGCGTTGTACCGGGATGGGGGGTGTTGGATGCTGGTAAAAATCCAGTCAATGATTGCCATGAGATGGTGCAGGATGCCAAAGGACGAATTATTCTGCTGACAAACGAGACAAAAAACAATATTCTCGTATACGATAAATCGGGCAAATTGCTCGAAACATGGGGGCACGATTATCCCGGAGGTCATGGCCTGACGCTCGGTGGAGAAGGTAATGACCAATACCTGCTTATCTGCGACACGGATCGTCATCAGGTCATAAAAACCGATTTGAAAGGTCGTGAACTGATGAAAATCGAGTACCCCAGGGAAACGGGTAAATATGATTACCCAACCCAGTTCAAACCAACCGAAACGGCAATCAATCCGACCAACGGCGATATTTATGTGGTGGATGGATATGGACTGAATTATGTGACACAGTTTGATAAATCCGGTAAGCTCATTCGCTATTGGGGTGGAAAAGGGGAGACGAACGAAACCTTCGATTGCTGTCATGGCATTACCGTTGACCGTCGCGTGGCGGCTAACCCTACCCTGCTAATTACGGATCGGCGACATAATGCCCTGAAACGCTTTACGTTAGATGGCAAATATGTATCGACCATTGCGTTGCCAGGTTCCTACATCTGCCGTCCGGTTATTCATGGGGATAACATTTACGGAGCTGTGTTTCGCAGCACTTCCGATTCGTATCCTGATTCGGGCTATATCACCATTCTGGATAAAAATGACAGAGTCGTTTCAACACCGGGTGGTACGGCTCCCGTTTATCAGGACGATAAACTGGGCGAGCAGCGCAAAGATCGAAGCCTAAGCACGTTTCTGCATCCGCACGACGTGCTGATTGACCAGGACGATAGCATTTACGTGGCGCAATGGGCTTCTAAAAAAACATATCCTATTAAATTAGAGCGCGTTGCCTAA